A stretch of Plesiomonas shigelloides DNA encodes these proteins:
- the hscA gene encoding Fe-S protein assembly chaperone HscA: MALLQIAEPGQMAAPHQHRLAAGIDLGTTNSLVASVRSGQAQTLPDAEGRHLLPSVVHYGAGEQSLSVGWDARANAARDPANTIISVKRLMGRSLADIQARYPSLPYQFEASANGLPQIRTVQGEVNPVQVSAEILKALSARAEATLGGPLSGVVITVPAYFDDAQRQGTKDAARLAGLHVLRLLNEPTAAAIAYGLDSGQEGVIAVYDLGGGTFDISVLRLSRGVFEVLATGGDSALGGDDFDHLLADWLAEQAGISTPDSQLQRQLLDEAIRAKIALSDAESVSVQIANWQGHVSREQFASLIRPLVKKTLLACRRALKDAGISAEEVLEVVMVGGSTRTPLVREMVGEFFHRQPLTSIDPDKVVAIGAGIQADILAGNKPDAEMLLLDVIPLSLGIETMGGLVEKIIPRNTTIPVARAQEFTTFKDGQSAMMVHVVQGERELVDDCRSLARFTLRGIPAMPAGGAHIRVTYQVDADGLLSVTAMEKSTGVQSSIQVKPSYGLTDDEIVGMLRDSMANAEQDMQARMLAEQQVEADRVAESLSVALEKDAALLSAAELATIEQALGALRTARQGDRAADIEAAIKAVDAATQEFAARRMDESIRRALTGHSVDEM, encoded by the coding sequence ATGGCGTTATTACAAATTGCTGAACCCGGCCAGATGGCTGCACCGCATCAGCATCGTCTGGCGGCGGGAATTGATTTGGGGACCACCAACTCACTGGTGGCCTCGGTACGCAGCGGGCAAGCACAAACGCTGCCAGATGCCGAAGGGCGTCATTTGCTGCCTTCGGTAGTTCACTACGGTGCGGGCGAACAAAGCCTGTCCGTGGGTTGGGATGCGCGTGCCAATGCCGCACGTGATCCAGCTAACACCATCATTTCGGTAAAACGCCTGATGGGGCGTTCGCTGGCCGATATCCAAGCGCGTTATCCAAGCTTACCTTATCAGTTTGAGGCTTCAGCCAATGGCCTGCCGCAGATCCGCACTGTACAGGGCGAGGTCAATCCGGTGCAGGTATCGGCTGAGATCTTAAAAGCGCTGAGTGCGCGCGCCGAAGCCACACTGGGTGGCCCGTTAAGTGGCGTGGTGATCACTGTGCCGGCTTACTTTGATGATGCGCAGCGCCAAGGCACCAAAGATGCTGCGCGTTTAGCCGGTCTGCATGTCTTGCGTCTACTCAATGAACCGACTGCTGCGGCGATTGCCTATGGCCTAGATTCCGGCCAAGAAGGGGTGATCGCGGTTTATGACTTAGGCGGCGGTACCTTCGATATCTCGGTGTTGCGTTTGTCACGTGGCGTGTTTGAAGTGCTGGCGACCGGCGGTGATTCCGCGCTCGGTGGCGACGACTTTGACCATCTGCTGGCCGACTGGCTGGCCGAACAAGCGGGGATCAGCACGCCGGACTCGCAGTTGCAACGTCAACTGCTGGACGAAGCTATCCGCGCCAAAATTGCCTTGAGCGATGCCGAGAGCGTCAGTGTACAAATTGCTAACTGGCAGGGCCACGTGAGCCGTGAGCAGTTTGCTAGCTTGATCCGTCCGCTGGTGAAGAAAACCTTACTGGCTTGTCGCCGCGCATTGAAAGATGCCGGTATCAGCGCCGAAGAGGTGCTGGAAGTGGTGATGGTGGGCGGCTCGACTCGTACCCCACTGGTCCGCGAGATGGTGGGCGAGTTCTTTCATCGTCAGCCACTGACCTCGATTGATCCTGACAAAGTGGTAGCGATTGGCGCCGGTATTCAGGCCGATATTTTGGCCGGTAACAAGCCAGATGCCGAAATGCTGCTGCTGGATGTGATCCCACTGTCGCTGGGGATCGAAACCATGGGCGGATTGGTCGAGAAAATTATTCCGCGTAACACCACCATCCCTGTGGCGCGCGCGCAAGAATTTACCACCTTCAAAGATGGTCAAAGCGCCATGATGGTGCACGTGGTGCAAGGCGAGCGTGAGCTGGTGGATGATTGCCGCTCACTGGCGCGCTTTACCCTGCGTGGCATTCCGGCCATGCCAGCCGGTGGCGCGCACATTCGCGTGACCTATCAGGTGGATGCCGATGGTTTGCTGAGCGTCACCGCGATGGAGAAGTCCACCGGTGTGCAATCCTCGATTCAGGTTAAACCGTCTTACGGCCTGACCGACGATGAAATTGTCGGCATGCTGCGCGACTCAATGGCCAATGCCGAGCAGGATATGCAAGCGCGTATGCTGGCTGAACAGCAAGTGGAAGCCGATCGGGTAGCTGAGAGCTTGAGCGTGGCGTTGGAAAAAGACGCGGCGCTGCTGAGCGCCGCTGAGCTAGCCACGATCGAGCAGGCGCTGGGCGCCCTGCGCACCGCCCGTCAAGGCGATCGCGCTGCCGATATTGAAGCGGCCATTAAAGCCGTGGATGCTGCAACCCAAGAGTTTGCAGCACGTCGTATGGATGAATCAATCCGCCGGGCACTGACCGGCCACTCTGTGGATGAGATGTAA
- the secF gene encoding protein translocase subunit SecF yields the protein MRLGPAAFVFSLILMIASIGIIVKNGFNWGLDFTGGTLIEVTFSKSADLGQVRDELQKAGFDNAIVQNFGTSRDVMVRMPPKDDIKGEELGRRVLTAIQQGVDAQAQVHRIEFVGPNVGSELAQAGGMAILVSLLSILIYVGIRFEWRLAAGAVLSLAHDVLLTLGVLSLFHIELDLTIVASLLSVVGYSLNDTIVVFDRIRENFRKVRRGTPRDILNLSLTQTLSRTLMTSATTLVVVLSLFVFGGALIHGFATVMLIGILIGTYSSIYVASALALKLGVKREHMLQPVVEKEGADMERMR from the coding sequence CGTTCGTGTTCTCTTTGATCCTGATGATTGCCTCAATTGGCATCATCGTCAAAAACGGCTTTAACTGGGGGTTGGACTTCACCGGCGGTACGCTGATTGAAGTGACTTTCTCCAAGTCGGCCGATTTGGGTCAAGTGCGCGATGAACTGCAAAAAGCCGGTTTCGACAACGCCATTGTGCAGAACTTCGGTACTTCCCGTGATGTTATGGTGCGTATGCCACCGAAAGATGACATCAAAGGTGAAGAGCTGGGTCGCCGCGTACTGACTGCTATCCAGCAAGGGGTAGATGCGCAGGCGCAGGTACACCGTATCGAGTTCGTGGGTCCAAACGTGGGTAGCGAGCTGGCGCAAGCCGGTGGTATGGCCATTTTGGTTTCCCTGCTCAGCATCCTGATTTACGTTGGGATCCGCTTTGAGTGGCGTCTGGCGGCGGGTGCGGTATTGTCACTGGCACACGACGTGTTGCTGACTCTGGGCGTGCTGTCGCTGTTCCACATTGAGCTGGACCTGACTATCGTGGCATCGCTGCTGTCGGTGGTGGGTTACTCACTGAACGATACCATCGTGGTATTTGACCGGATCCGGGAGAACTTCCGTAAGGTGCGTCGTGGTACGCCACGCGATATCCTGAACCTCTCCCTGACGCAAACCCTGAGCCGGACCTTGATGACCTCCGCCACTACGCTGGTGGTTGTTCTGTCACTGTTCGTGTTCGGTGGTGCGCTGATCCACGGTTTTGCGACCGTAATGCTGATCGGGATCCTGATTGGTACTTACTCTTCTATCTACGTAGCGTCCGCGCTGGCCCTGAAACTGGGCGTCAAACGCGAACACATGCTGCAGCCAGTAGTGGAAAAAGAAGGTGCCGATATGGAGCGCATGCGCTGA
- the iscX gene encoding Fe-S cluster assembly protein IscX, whose amino-acid sequence MGLRWQDSHDIALALLEQFPDTDPKTVRFTDLHRWICELDEFDDQPDRSNEKILEAIILCWMDEAD is encoded by the coding sequence ATGGGCTTACGCTGGCAAGACAGTCATGACATTGCTCTGGCGCTGCTGGAGCAGTTTCCGGATACCGATCCGAAAACCGTTCGTTTTACCGATCTGCATCGCTGGATCTGTGAGTTGGATGAGTTTGATGATCAACCGGATCGTTCGAACGAAAAAATTCTCGAAGCGATCATCCTGTGTTGGATGGATGAAGCAGATTAA
- the suhB gene encoding inositol-1-monophosphatase, whose amino-acid sequence MHPMLNIAVRAARKAGNVIAKAYEQPESVEATQKGANDFVTNVDKAAEKVIIDTIKKSYPKHTIYGEECGEQLGEDQDVQWVIDPLDGTTNFIKRIPHFSVSIAVRIKGRTEVAVVYDPIRNELFTATRGSGAQLNGYRLRAGDAKDLTGTVLATGFPFKAKQHTNAYMDIMKALFAQCADMRRTGSAALDLAYVAAGRVDGFFEIGLKPWDTAAGELMVREAGGLVCDFVGGHNHLLTGNTVAGNPRVVRAMLSCMRDELSEALKR is encoded by the coding sequence ATGCATCCGATGCTGAACATTGCCGTGCGTGCTGCGCGCAAGGCTGGTAACGTTATTGCCAAAGCTTACGAACAACCAGAATCTGTTGAGGCAACCCAGAAGGGTGCGAATGACTTTGTCACCAACGTCGACAAAGCAGCTGAAAAAGTCATCATTGATACCATCAAGAAATCCTATCCAAAGCACACCATTTATGGTGAAGAGTGCGGCGAGCAACTTGGTGAAGATCAAGACGTTCAATGGGTTATCGATCCGCTGGATGGCACCACCAACTTCATCAAACGTATTCCTCATTTCTCTGTTTCCATTGCAGTGCGCATCAAAGGCCGTACTGAAGTGGCAGTGGTTTATGACCCAATCCGCAACGAACTGTTTACCGCCACTCGCGGTAGCGGCGCTCAGCTGAACGGCTACCGTCTGCGTGCAGGCGATGCCAAAGACTTAACTGGCACCGTACTGGCCACAGGCTTCCCATTCAAAGCTAAGCAACACACCAATGCCTACATGGATATCATGAAAGCGCTGTTCGCACAGTGCGCTGATATGCGTCGTACCGGCTCTGCAGCGCTGGATCTGGCTTACGTTGCTGCTGGCCGTGTAGACGGTTTCTTCGAAATCGGTCTGAAGCCATGGGACACCGCAGCCGGTGAGCTGATGGTACGTGAAGCCGGTGGTCTGGTTTGTGACTTCGTTGGTGGCCACAACCACCTGCTGACCGGTAACACCGTGGCCGGTAATCCACGTGTTGTTCGCGCGATGCTGTCTTGCATGCGTGACGAGCTGAGCGAAGCGCTGAAGCGCTAA
- the hscB gene encoding co-chaperone HscB — translation MNYFDLFGLPVDFQVDGSLLTVRYRELQKQCHPDNFATASERDRLLAVQQAARINDGYQTLKDPLRRAEYLLAQQGLELAGEQHTMHDTEFLMQQMMLREELEEIAEQGDAAEDALSAFEQRVAHMHAQRMQQLSDALAQQQWYVAADTVRKLKFLAKLRQEVERLEDNLLG, via the coding sequence ATGAACTATTTTGACTTATTCGGGCTGCCCGTTGACTTTCAGGTTGACGGCAGCCTTTTAACCGTCCGGTACCGTGAACTGCAAAAACAGTGTCATCCGGATAATTTTGCCACGGCGTCCGAGCGTGATCGTCTGCTGGCAGTCCAGCAAGCCGCGCGTATCAATGACGGCTACCAAACGCTGAAAGATCCGTTGCGACGCGCCGAATATTTGCTGGCGCAACAAGGGCTGGAGCTGGCTGGCGAGCAGCACACCATGCACGACACCGAGTTCTTGATGCAGCAAATGATGCTGCGTGAAGAGCTGGAAGAGATTGCCGAGCAAGGGGATGCGGCCGAAGACGCGCTGTCAGCCTTTGAACAGCGAGTGGCACACATGCATGCCCAACGTATGCAGCAACTGAGCGATGCACTGGCACAACAGCAGTGGTATGTCGCGGCTGACACGGTACGCAAACTGAAGTTTCTAGCCAAACTCCGGCAGGAAGTTGAGCGACTGGAAGACAACTTGCTGGGGTAA
- a CDS encoding IscS subfamily cysteine desulfurase → MKLPIYLDYSATCPMDPRVAEKMMQFMTMDGTFGNPASRSHRFGWQAEEAVDIARNQIAELVNADPREIVFTSGATEADNLAIKGVANFYGKKGKHIITCTTEHKAVLDTCRQMEREGFEVTYLDPESNGLVDLAKLEAAMRPDTILVSIMHVNNEIGVIQDIATIGEMCRSRGILFHVDATQSVGKLPIDLAELKVDLMSFSAHKVYGPKGIGALYVRRKPRVRLEAQMHGGGHERGMRSGTLPVHQIVGMGEAYRIAKEEMAEEMARIRTLRDRLWNGLKDMEAVYVNGDLEQRMAGNLNVSFAFVEGESLIMALKDLAVSSGSACTSASLEPSYVLRALGLNDELAHSSIRFSIGRYTTEEEVDYAIELCRSAVTRLRELSPLWDMYKEGIDLNTVEWAHH, encoded by the coding sequence ATGAAATTGCCTATTTATCTTGATTATTCGGCCACCTGCCCGATGGATCCGCGTGTTGCGGAAAAAATGATGCAGTTCATGACCATGGACGGCACCTTTGGTAACCCAGCATCTCGCTCCCACCGTTTTGGTTGGCAGGCAGAAGAGGCGGTGGATATCGCCCGTAACCAGATTGCTGAGCTGGTGAATGCTGATCCGCGTGAAATCGTGTTTACCTCTGGGGCAACCGAAGCGGATAACCTGGCTATCAAAGGGGTGGCGAACTTCTACGGTAAAAAGGGTAAGCACATCATTACCTGTACCACCGAGCACAAAGCAGTGCTGGATACCTGCCGCCAGATGGAGCGTGAAGGCTTCGAAGTGACGTATTTGGATCCAGAATCCAACGGTCTGGTGGATCTGGCGAAGCTGGAAGCGGCCATGCGCCCGGATACCATTTTGGTTTCCATCATGCATGTGAACAACGAAATCGGTGTGATTCAGGATATCGCCACTATCGGTGAAATGTGCCGTAGCCGTGGCATCCTGTTCCATGTCGATGCCACTCAGAGCGTGGGCAAGCTGCCTATCGATCTGGCTGAGCTGAAAGTGGATTTGATGTCTTTCTCCGCCCACAAAGTGTACGGCCCGAAAGGTATCGGCGCGCTGTATGTTCGCCGTAAGCCACGGGTACGTCTGGAAGCGCAAATGCACGGTGGTGGCCATGAACGCGGCATGCGTTCTGGTACTTTGCCGGTCCACCAAATTGTGGGGATGGGCGAAGCGTACCGCATTGCTAAAGAAGAGATGGCCGAAGAGATGGCCCGCATCCGCACCCTGCGTGACCGTTTGTGGAATGGTCTGAAAGACATGGAAGCGGTGTACGTGAACGGCGATCTGGAACAGCGTATGGCCGGTAACCTGAACGTCAGCTTTGCTTTCGTGGAAGGGGAATCCCTGATCATGGCGCTGAAAGACTTGGCGGTATCCTCCGGTTCTGCCTGTACTTCCGCCAGTTTAGAGCCGTCTTATGTATTGCGTGCGCTGGGTCTGAACGATGAGCTGGCACACAGTTCTATCCGCTTCTCCATTGGTCGTTATACCACGGAAGAAGAGGTCGATTACGCCATTGAGCTCTGCCGCTCTGCGGTAACCCGCCTGCGTGAGTTATCTCCGCTGTGGGACATGTACAAAGAAGGTATCGATCTGAATACCGTTGAGTGGGCGCATCATTAA
- the pepB gene encoding aminopeptidase PepB, with product MSELMSVFLSTEPADSRWGDKALLSMSDLGVCIHLQGNSAECVQKAARKLDGQGIRRVRLAGDGWDLESCWAFHQGFRASKGERFAELPTLPDEQQRELNARIRCGDWVRDTINLSAEELGPQQLSVRAAAFIKELAGDKVSFKVITGSELREQQYNGIYTVGRGSDRVPAMLQLDFNPSGQADAPVLACLVGKGITFDSGGYSIKPSGTMDSMKSDMGGAALVTGALGLAIARGLNQRVKLYLCCAENMVSGNAYKLGDIIRYRNGKTVEILNTDAEGRLVLADGLLDADQQNAGLIIDCATLTGAAKTALGNDYHALFSFDEALSAQMLTAAQEEQEAFWRLPLAELHRQQLPSNFADLCNIATSPYTAGASTAAAFLSYFVCDYRRNWLHIDCSATYRKGASDLWSVGATGIGVRSLANLLLKRAADAAHA from the coding sequence ATGTCTGAACTGATGTCCGTTTTTCTATCAACCGAGCCGGCCGATAGCCGCTGGGGGGATAAAGCGCTACTGAGCATGAGCGATTTGGGTGTGTGTATTCACCTGCAAGGCAACAGTGCCGAGTGTGTACAAAAAGCGGCGCGTAAATTAGATGGCCAAGGGATCCGCCGCGTGCGTCTGGCCGGTGATGGCTGGGATCTGGAATCCTGCTGGGCATTCCATCAAGGTTTTCGCGCCAGTAAAGGTGAGCGTTTCGCCGAGCTGCCGACCTTGCCCGATGAGCAGCAACGTGAGCTGAATGCCCGTATTCGCTGCGGTGACTGGGTGCGCGATACCATTAACTTGTCGGCTGAAGAGTTAGGCCCGCAACAATTGTCGGTACGCGCTGCCGCATTTATCAAAGAGCTGGCGGGCGATAAGGTGAGCTTTAAAGTGATCACCGGCTCTGAGCTGCGTGAGCAGCAATACAACGGCATTTATACCGTGGGCCGCGGCTCCGATCGCGTGCCTGCGATGTTACAGCTGGATTTCAACCCTAGTGGTCAGGCCGATGCCCCAGTATTGGCGTGTTTGGTGGGCAAAGGCATCACTTTTGACTCCGGTGGTTACAGCATCAAGCCGAGCGGCACCATGGACTCCATGAAATCTGACATGGGCGGTGCGGCCTTGGTCACCGGTGCGCTGGGGCTGGCGATTGCCCGTGGTTTGAACCAGCGGGTGAAACTGTATCTGTGCTGCGCCGAGAACATGGTCAGCGGCAATGCCTATAAGCTGGGTGATATCATTCGTTACCGTAACGGCAAAACCGTTGAGATCCTCAATACTGATGCCGAAGGCCGTCTGGTATTGGCCGATGGTCTGCTGGATGCCGATCAGCAAAATGCCGGTTTGATTATCGACTGCGCAACCCTGACGGGCGCGGCGAAAACCGCGCTGGGCAACGATTACCACGCGCTGTTCAGCTTCGATGAAGCGCTGAGCGCGCAGATGCTGACGGCGGCGCAAGAAGAGCAAGAGGCGTTCTGGCGTTTGCCGTTGGCCGAACTGCACCGCCAGCAGTTGCCATCGAACTTTGCTGACCTGTGCAATATCGCGACCTCGCCATATACCGCGGGCGCCAGCACAGCTGCCGCGTTCCTGTCTTACTTTGTGTGTGATTATCGTCGTAACTGGCTGCACATCGACTGCTCGGCCACTTACCGCAAAGGCGCCAGCGATCTGTGGTCTGTTGGGGCGACCGGCATTGGTGTTCGCTCTCTTGCGAACTTGCTGCTCAAGCGTGCGGCAGACGCTGCGCACGCGTAA
- the iscR gene encoding Fe-S cluster assembly transcriptional regulator IscR: protein MRLTSKGRYAVTAMLDVALHSEQGPVSLADISERQGISLSYLEQLFARLRKQGLVNSVRGPGGGYLLGKPSDQIAVGMVISAVDESVDATKCLGKGDCQGGARCLTHALWRDLSDRISGFLNNITLAELMANQEVLQVADRQEHAHRPVTVAAASHRDAHSINLGV from the coding sequence ATGAGACTGACATCAAAAGGACGTTACGCAGTGACCGCTATGTTGGACGTGGCACTGCATTCCGAGCAAGGACCGGTATCACTGGCGGATATCTCTGAACGACAAGGGATATCGCTGTCATATCTGGAGCAGCTTTTTGCCAGACTGCGCAAACAAGGGCTGGTTAACAGCGTGCGTGGTCCGGGTGGTGGTTATCTGCTGGGTAAACCGTCTGACCAAATTGCGGTTGGTATGGTGATCTCCGCCGTGGATGAATCGGTAGATGCCACCAAGTGTTTAGGGAAAGGTGACTGTCAGGGCGGTGCCCGCTGCCTGACCCATGCGTTATGGCGTGATCTTAGCGATAGGATCAGTGGATTTTTAAATAACATTACGTTAGCCGAATTAATGGCCAATCAGGAAGTGTTGCAAGTTGCTGATCGTCAGGAACACGCACACCGTCCGGTAACCGTAGCCGCTGCCTCGCACCGTGATGCACATAGCATCAATCTGGGTGTGTGA
- the fdx gene encoding ISC system 2Fe-2S type ferredoxin: MPKIVFLPHQSLCPDGMVVDAAEGETILDAALRNGIEIEHACEKSCACTTCHCIVREGFDSLNESDELEDDMLDKAWGLEPESRLSCQARVSDEDLVVEIPRYTVNHAREHH, encoded by the coding sequence ATGCCTAAAATTGTCTTTTTACCGCATCAGAGCCTGTGTCCGGATGGCATGGTGGTCGACGCCGCCGAAGGCGAAACCATTTTGGATGCGGCACTGCGTAACGGCATCGAAATTGAGCACGCGTGTGAAAAGTCCTGTGCTTGCACCACGTGTCACTGCATCGTGCGCGAAGGTTTTGACTCGCTCAATGAGAGCGATGAGCTGGAAGATGACATGCTGGATAAAGCCTGGGGGCTGGAGCCGGAAAGTCGTCTGAGCTGTCAGGCGCGTGTTAGCGATGAAGATTTGGTGGTGGAGATCCCACGCTACACCGTCAACCACGCACGCGAACATCATTAA
- the iscU gene encoding Fe-S cluster assembly scaffold IscU, whose protein sequence is MAYSDKVIDHYENPRNVGAFDKNDANVGSGMVGAPACGDVMKLQIKVNDAGIIEDARFKTYGCGSAIASSSLVTEWVKGKSLDEAAAIKNTDIAEELALPPVKIHCSILAEDAIKAAIADYKSKHDVAE, encoded by the coding sequence ATGGCATACAGTGATAAAGTTATCGACCACTATGAAAACCCGCGTAACGTTGGTGCGTTTGATAAGAATGACGCCAACGTCGGTAGCGGTATGGTCGGGGCGCCTGCCTGTGGCGACGTGATGAAGCTGCAGATCAAGGTTAACGACGCCGGCATCATCGAAGATGCTCGCTTTAAAACTTACGGTTGTGGCTCTGCCATTGCATCCAGCTCACTGGTCACCGAATGGGTGAAAGGTAAGTCTCTGGATGAAGCAGCGGCCATCAAAAACACCGATATCGCCGAAGAACTGGCGCTGCCACCGGTGAAGATTCACTGCTCGATTCTGGCGGAAGATGCGATTAAAGCCGCAATTGCCGATTATAAGAGCAAGCACGACGTCGCAGAATAA
- the trmJ gene encoding tRNA (cytosine(32)/uridine(32)-2'-O)-methyltransferase TrmJ, whose amino-acid sequence MLENVRIVLVETSHTGNMGSTARAMKTMGLTNLYLVNPKVEPDSQAIALAAGASDVIGQAKIVSSLDEAIAGCALVIGTSARSRSLQWPLIEPRECGQRIATECAQHPVALVFGRERVGLTNEELQQCHFHVTIPANPEYSSLNLAMAVQLLSYEIRMNWLEQQRVAAPDYSGQVTEYPLMEDLNRFYQHLEQVLTDVHFIRKANPGLVMSKLRRMYTRARPEAAELNILRGMLSGIQKALSDKSHKSD is encoded by the coding sequence ATGTTAGAAAATGTGCGGATTGTTTTGGTAGAAACCTCCCATACCGGCAATATGGGTTCTACCGCGCGAGCAATGAAAACCATGGGCTTAACCAACTTGTATCTGGTTAATCCGAAAGTTGAGCCCGACTCCCAGGCGATCGCCTTGGCTGCGGGTGCCAGTGACGTCATTGGCCAAGCCAAAATCGTCAGCTCGCTGGATGAAGCGATTGCCGGCTGTGCGCTGGTGATCGGTACCAGTGCTCGCTCGCGCAGTCTGCAGTGGCCACTGATTGAGCCGCGTGAATGTGGTCAGCGTATTGCAACTGAGTGTGCGCAGCATCCGGTTGCCTTGGTATTTGGCCGCGAACGTGTCGGGCTGACTAACGAAGAGCTGCAACAGTGCCACTTCCACGTCACCATTCCGGCCAATCCGGAGTACAGCTCGCTCAATCTGGCGATGGCGGTACAGCTGCTGTCGTATGAGATCCGCATGAACTGGCTGGAGCAGCAGCGTGTAGCAGCACCTGATTACTCGGGTCAAGTTACCGAATACCCGCTGATGGAAGATTTGAACCGCTTCTATCAACATCTGGAGCAAGTGCTGACAGACGTGCACTTCATCCGCAAAGCTAACCCTGGTTTGGTGATGAGCAAATTACGCCGGATGTATACCCGTGCGCGCCCTGAAGCGGCGGAGCTCAATATCCTGCGCGGTATGCTGAGCGGGATCCAGAAAGCGCTCAGTGATAAGTCACATAAATCCGACTAA
- the iscA gene encoding iron-sulfur cluster assembly protein IscA: MAITMTESAESRVRTFLQNRGKGIGLRLGVKTSGCSGMAYVLEFVDVLNDDDVVFDNNGVKVIVDTKSLQFLDGTELDFVREGLNEGFKFNNPNVTGECGCGESFNV; this comes from the coding sequence ATGGCAATCACCATGACTGAAAGTGCAGAAAGCCGTGTCCGCACGTTTTTACAAAACCGCGGCAAAGGTATCGGACTGCGTCTGGGGGTAAAAACCTCCGGTTGTTCCGGTATGGCTTATGTACTGGAGTTTGTTGATGTACTGAACGACGATGACGTAGTGTTTGATAACAACGGCGTTAAGGTGATTGTCGATACCAAGAGCCTGCAATTTCTGGACGGAACTGAACTGGACTTCGTCCGTGAAGGCCTGAACGAAGGCTTCAAGTTCAACAATCCGAATGTTACCGGTGAGTGCGGTTGCGGCGAAAGTTTCAACGTCTGA
- the pepB gene encoding aminopeptidase PepB yields the protein MTIAVYLTTKTPEAPWSAQAPVSLHDNQVWLHVDPQYSLRRIQKAARALQSMGINAVELCGEQWSEAAQWAFANGFTTAKGGQQITWHQGDQAVQTRLQQRMKAVSWLREVTNAAPQDMTPSVLAQRAETFIRSCTEQFINTRWIDDGDLLAQGYVGVHSVGRGSSNTPVFLEIDVNAGAGPVAACLVGKGITFDSGGYSIKSSEGMLHMKCDMGGAATVTAALGLALMQGLNRHVKLFLCCAENLIAGNAYKLGDILHYRNGVSVEVVNTDAEGRLVLADGLIDATATGAPLIIDAATLTGAAVTALGDNYNALFALDHDLLQQAQAVAAEVSEPVWPLPLEPWHQEMCPSAYADTANSRAVKGGGAGGASNAAGFLSRFAPENGKGWLHIDLAASFADSSNSLWAAGATGQGVATIARLLLTRT from the coding sequence ATGACGATCGCAGTCTATTTAACCACCAAGACGCCTGAAGCGCCTTGGTCGGCGCAGGCGCCGGTATCTTTGCATGACAATCAGGTCTGGTTGCATGTGGATCCGCAGTACTCGCTGCGCCGAATTCAAAAAGCCGCGCGTGCGTTACAGTCAATGGGTATCAATGCCGTTGAGCTGTGCGGTGAGCAGTGGAGCGAAGCGGCGCAGTGGGCCTTTGCCAATGGTTTTACCACCGCCAAAGGCGGCCAGCAGATCACTTGGCATCAAGGCGATCAGGCGGTGCAAACCCGTTTGCAGCAGCGCATGAAAGCGGTCAGTTGGCTGCGTGAGGTGACCAATGCGGCGCCGCAAGATATGACGCCGTCAGTTCTGGCGCAAAGAGCGGAAACCTTTATTCGCAGCTGTACCGAGCAGTTTATCAATACCCGCTGGATAGATGATGGCGATCTGCTCGCCCAAGGTTATGTTGGTGTGCACAGTGTCGGGCGTGGCAGCAGCAATACGCCGGTATTTTTGGAAATCGATGTTAATGCGGGCGCAGGCCCGGTTGCCGCTTGTCTGGTGGGTAAGGGGATCACCTTTGACTCCGGCGGCTACAGCATCAAGTCCAGCGAAGGCATGCTGCACATGAAATGCGACATGGGCGGCGCGGCGACTGTTACTGCCGCGTTGGGCTTGGCGTTGATGCAAGGTCTTAACCGTCACGTGAAGTTGTTCTTGTGCTGTGCGGAAAACCTGATTGCCGGTAACGCCTATAAACTGGGTGATATTCTGCATTATCGCAATGGGGTGAGCGTCGAGGTGGTCAATACCGATGCGGAAGGGCGTCTGGTGCTGGCTGATGGTTTGATTGATGCCACGGCTACTGGCGCGCCACTGATCATTGATGCGGCGACCTTAACCGGTGCGGCGGTGACCGCGCTGGGGGATAACTACAACGCCCTGTTCGCGCTGGATCATGACTTGCTGCAACAGGCGCAAGCTGTGGCGGCTGAGGTCAGTGAACCGGTGTGGCCATTGCCACTGGAGCCTTGGCATCAAGAGATGTGCCCATCTGCCTATGCCGATACCGCCAACAGTCGGGCGGTGAAAGGGGGCGGCGCCGGTGGTGCGTCCAACGCGGCCGGCTTTTTGTCGCGCTTTGCCCCAGAAAATGGCAAGGGATGGTTGCATATCGATTTGGCCGCCAGCTTTGCTGATAGCAGCAACAGCCTGTGGGCTGCGGGTGCCACAGGTCAAGGCGTGGCGACCATCGCACGCTTGCTGTTAACGCGCACCTGA